The Martelella sp. AD-3 genome includes a region encoding these proteins:
- the hutH gene encoding histidine ammonia-lyase: protein MTLVLTPGSVTLATLEKIYRGDDAVRLDPGCDVAIEKAAARIAAIAAGNEPVYGINTGFGKLASIRIDAADTATLQRNLILSHCCGVGAPLDGSVVRLIMALKLISLGRGASGVRPELVRLIEDMLAKDVTPVIPEKGSVGASGDLAPLAHMAAVMMGEGEAFFEGERRSGRDALAKAGLTPVQLAAKEGLALINGTQVSTALALAGLFRAFRCAATALVTGALSTDAAMGSPAPFHPDIHTLRGHQGQIDAAASLRALLEGSEIRVSHIEGDERVQDPYCIRCQPQVDGACLDLLRQAGRTLEIEANAATDNPLVLSDDSVVSGGNFHAEPVAFAADQIAIAVCEIGAIAQRRIALLVDPALSFGLPAFLSRKPGLNSGLMIAEVTSAALMSENKQMAHPASVDSTPTSANQEDHVSMACHGARRLLAMTENLASIIGIEALCGVQGVELRAPLATSPALQRVISAFRARVATLEGDRYMAGDLETAAAAVRDGVLIDAVGAGVLPEIGR, encoded by the coding sequence ATGACGCTTGTTCTCACCCCCGGCAGCGTGACGCTGGCCACGCTGGAAAAAATCTATCGCGGCGATGATGCCGTGCGGCTGGACCCCGGCTGCGACGTTGCCATCGAGAAGGCCGCCGCCCGCATTGCCGCGATCGCCGCCGGCAATGAACCGGTCTACGGCATCAACACCGGCTTCGGAAAACTGGCTTCGATCAGGATCGATGCCGCCGATACCGCGACCCTGCAGCGCAACCTCATCCTGTCGCATTGCTGCGGCGTTGGCGCGCCGCTCGATGGCAGCGTCGTGCGGCTGATCATGGCGCTGAAGCTGATCTCGCTCGGCCGCGGCGCCTCCGGCGTGCGGCCGGAACTGGTGCGGCTGATCGAGGATATGCTGGCAAAGGACGTCACCCCCGTCATTCCGGAAAAAGGCTCGGTCGGGGCATCCGGCGATCTTGCCCCGCTTGCGCATATGGCAGCGGTGATGATGGGCGAGGGCGAAGCATTTTTCGAAGGCGAACGGCGTTCGGGACGCGATGCGCTGGCAAAAGCCGGCCTCACGCCCGTTCAGCTTGCCGCCAAGGAGGGGCTGGCGCTGATCAACGGCACGCAGGTGTCGACGGCCTTGGCGCTTGCCGGCCTGTTCCGCGCCTTCCGCTGCGCCGCCACTGCGCTCGTCACCGGCGCGCTTTCCACCGATGCGGCGATGGGTTCGCCGGCGCCCTTCCATCCCGATATCCACACGCTGCGCGGTCATCAGGGCCAGATCGATGCGGCTGCAAGCTTGCGCGCCCTGCTCGAAGGCTCGGAAATCCGCGTTTCCCATATCGAAGGCGACGAGCGGGTGCAGGACCCTTACTGCATCCGTTGCCAGCCGCAGGTCGATGGCGCCTGTCTCGATCTTCTGCGCCAGGCCGGCCGCACGCTCGAAATCGAGGCCAATGCGGCCACCGACAACCCGCTGGTGCTTTCCGATGACAGCGTCGTTTCCGGCGGCAATTTCCATGCCGAGCCGGTGGCGTTTGCCGCCGACCAGATCGCCATCGCCGTCTGCGAGATCGGCGCGATTGCCCAACGCCGGATCGCTTTGCTGGTCGACCCGGCGCTCTCCTTCGGTCTGCCCGCCTTCCTGTCGAGAAAGCCGGGGCTGAATTCAGGGTTGATGATTGCCGAGGTCACCTCTGCCGCGCTGATGAGCGAGAACAAGCAGATGGCGCACCCGGCCTCCGTCGATTCGACGCCGACCTCGGCCAATCAGGAAGACCACGTGTCGATGGCCTGCCACGGCGCGCGGCGGCTTCTGGCGATGACCGAGAACCTTGCCAGCATTATCGGCATCGAGGCTCTGTGCGGCGTTCAGGGCGTCGAACTTCGCGCGCCGCTCGCCACGAGCCCGGCGCTGCAGCGGGTCATTTCCGCATTTCGCGCGCGGGTAGCGACGCTTGAGGGCGATCGCTACATGGCCGGTGATCTTGAGACGGCGGCGGCGGCGGTGCGCGATGGCGTGCTGATCGATGCGGTCGGGGCAGGGGTGCTGCCGGAGATTGGGCGTTGA
- the hutG gene encoding N-formylglutamate deformylase translates to MTDPVIVKQGSSPVILGFPHTGTHVPPEIEARLNENGRLLADTDWHVDRLYDGLLADATTVKATFHRYVIDANRDPSGASLYPGQNTTGLVPETDFDGKPIWKDGEGPSEADIAARTKAFHAPYHAALAAEIARVKAEHGIAILYDCHSIRSRIPFLFEGKLPDFNIGTNLGVTCAPEFEAAVLGVVSLADGYGHAVNGRFKGGWTTRHYGQPATGVHAIQMELAQSTHLATEAPPFAYDEEKAGKLRRHLQDILERIERLSFSARM, encoded by the coding sequence ATGACCGATCCCGTCATTGTCAAACAGGGCTCGTCCCCCGTCATTCTCGGTTTTCCGCACACCGGCACCCATGTCCCACCGGAGATCGAGGCACGGCTCAATGAAAACGGCCGCCTGCTCGCCGATACCGACTGGCATGTCGACCGACTCTATGACGGCCTTCTGGCGGATGCGACCACGGTGAAGGCGACCTTCCATCGCTATGTCATCGATGCCAATCGCGACCCTTCGGGCGCGAGCCTCTATCCGGGCCAGAACACCACCGGGCTGGTGCCGGAGACGGATTTCGACGGCAAGCCGATCTGGAAGGATGGCGAAGGACCGAGCGAGGCAGATATTGCAGCGCGGACCAAAGCCTTCCACGCGCCTTATCATGCGGCGCTGGCGGCGGAAATCGCGCGGGTTAAGGCCGAGCACGGCATCGCCATTCTCTATGATTGTCATTCGATCCGCTCGCGCATTCCCTTCCTGTTTGAAGGCAAGCTGCCGGATTTCAACATCGGCACCAATCTCGGCGTCACCTGCGCGCCCGAATTCGAGGCCGCGGTGTTGGGCGTCGTGTCGCTCGCCGATGGCTATGGCCATGCCGTCAACGGCCGCTTCAAGGGTGGCTGGACGACGCGGCATTACGGCCAGCCTGCGACGGGCGTTCATGCCATCCAGATGGAGCTGGCGCAGTCGACCCACCTTGCCACCGAGGCGCCGCCCTTTGCCTATGACGAGGAAAAGGCCGGCAAGCTGCGCCGCCATCTGCAGGATATTCTGGAGCGGATCGAACGCCTGTCGTTCTCCGCGCGCATGTAA
- the hutU gene encoding urocanate hydratase → MTDNPRHNAREIHAPTGTELNAKSWLTEAPLRMLMNNLDPDVAEKPHELVVYGGIGRAARTWGDFDKIVETLKTLEDDETLLVQSGKPVGVFRTHADAPRVLIANSNLVPHWANWDHFHELDKKGLMMYGQMTAGSWIYIGAQGIVQGTYETFVEAGRQHYNGDLSGKWILTGGLGGMGGAQPLAAVMAGACCLAVECDPTRIDFRLRTGYVDEKAETLDEALAMIDAWTKAGEVKSVGLLGNTAEILPELVKRGVRPDIVTDQTSAHDPVNGYLPAGWSLGEWRDKAERDPKAVEKAARASMRTHVEAMLAFWDKGIPTVDYGNNIRQMAKEEGCDRAFDFPGFVPAYIRPLFCRGIGPFRWAALSGDPEDIYKTDQKVKELLPDNTHLHNWLDMAKERIHFQGLPARICWVGLGDRHRLGLAFNEMVKNGELKAPIVIGRDHLDSGSVASPNRETEAMQDGSDAVSDWPLLNALLNTASGATWVSLHHGGGVGMGFSQHAGMVICCDGSDDAARRIGRVLWNDPATGVMRHADAGYDIAIECAKENDLRLPGILGN, encoded by the coding sequence ATGACCGACAACCCGCGACACAATGCCCGCGAAATCCACGCCCCGACCGGCACGGAACTCAACGCCAAGAGCTGGCTCACCGAAGCGCCGCTCCGGATGCTGATGAACAATCTCGATCCCGATGTCGCCGAAAAGCCGCATGAACTGGTCGTTTATGGCGGCATCGGCCGCGCGGCGCGCACCTGGGGCGATTTCGACAAAATCGTCGAGACGCTGAAGACGCTGGAGGACGACGAGACGCTGCTGGTGCAGTCCGGCAAGCCCGTCGGCGTGTTCCGCACCCATGCGGATGCGCCGCGCGTGCTGATCGCCAACTCCAACCTCGTGCCGCACTGGGCCAACTGGGACCACTTCCACGAACTCGATAAGAAGGGCCTGATGATGTACGGCCAGATGACGGCCGGGTCGTGGATCTATATCGGGGCGCAGGGCATCGTGCAGGGCACCTACGAGACCTTCGTGGAGGCCGGCCGCCAGCATTACAACGGCGATCTTTCGGGCAAGTGGATCCTCACCGGCGGTCTCGGCGGCATGGGCGGCGCGCAGCCGCTTGCCGCCGTCATGGCGGGCGCCTGCTGCCTTGCCGTCGAATGCGACCCGACCCGCATCGATTTCCGTCTGCGCACCGGCTATGTCGACGAAAAGGCCGAGACGCTGGATGAGGCGCTTGCCATGATCGACGCCTGGACGAAAGCGGGCGAGGTGAAATCCGTCGGCCTTCTCGGCAACACGGCGGAAATCCTGCCCGAACTGGTGAAGCGCGGCGTCCGTCCCGACATCGTCACCGACCAGACTTCCGCCCATGACCCGGTCAACGGCTATCTGCCCGCCGGCTGGAGCCTTGGCGAATGGCGCGACAAGGCCGAGCGCGATCCGAAAGCGGTCGAAAAGGCCGCGCGGGCCTCGATGCGCACCCATGTGGAGGCCATGCTCGCCTTCTGGGACAAGGGCATCCCGACGGTCGATTACGGCAACAATATCCGCCAGATGGCCAAGGAAGAGGGCTGCGATCGCGCCTTTGATTTCCCCGGCTTTGTCCCGGCCTATATCCGTCCGCTGTTCTGCAGGGGCATCGGCCCGTTCCGCTGGGCTGCCCTTTCCGGCGATCCGGAGGACATCTACAAGACCGATCAGAAGGTCAAGGAACTGCTGCCGGACAACACCCACCTGCACAACTGGCTCGACATGGCGAAGGAGCGTATCCATTTCCAGGGCCTGCCGGCGCGCATCTGCTGGGTCGGGCTTGGCGACCGCCATCGGCTTGGCCTCGCCTTCAACGAAATGGTGAAGAACGGCGAACTCAAGGCCCCGATCGTGATCGGCCGCGATCATCTCGATTCCGGTTCCGTCGCGTCGCCGAACCGCGAGACGGAAGCCATGCAGGACGGCTCGGATGCCGTTTCCGACTGGCCGTTGTTGAACGCCCTGCTCAACACCGCATCGGGCGCCACATGGGTGTCGCTGCATCATGGCGGCGGCGTCGGCATGGGATTCTCCCAGCATGCCGGCATGGTGATTTGCTGTGACGGTTCCGATGACGCGGCAAGGCGCATCGGCCGCGTGCTCTGGAACGACCCGGCCACCGGTGTCATGCGCCATGCGGATGCCGGTTATGACATCGCCATCGAATGCGCGAAGGAAAATGACTTGCGCCTGCCGGGCATTCTGGGCAATTGA
- the blaOXA gene encoding class D beta-lactamase, which translates to MRWLAAILVSFAIAIPARAALAETLCTLVAEATTGAVLVEDGDCQTRVTPASTFKVPLAVMGFDAGFLKDAAHPVLAYHDGDPDWGGAKWRRDTNPADWLRYSVVWYSQRITHALGAEALTAYAQSFGYGNADFSGDAGFDNGLDRAWISSSLQVSPVEQARFLRALVLGALPVREDAMVQTRAIVETRQAGDWLVHGKTGAAYPRRADRSFDYAHGWGWYMGWVEKGDQLLVFVRLTQTRERMKGSPGLRARDVFLSEWPALAKQIR; encoded by the coding sequence ATGCGCTGGTTAGCCGCTATCCTCGTTTCGTTTGCCATCGCAATACCGGCAAGGGCTGCCCTTGCCGAAACGCTCTGCACGCTCGTTGCCGAGGCGACGACGGGTGCCGTGCTGGTGGAGGACGGCGATTGCCAGACGCGCGTCACGCCAGCTTCCACCTTCAAGGTGCCACTGGCGGTGATGGGCTTTGATGCCGGATTTCTGAAAGACGCCGCGCATCCGGTTCTGGCCTATCACGACGGCGACCCCGACTGGGGCGGAGCGAAATGGCGACGCGATACCAATCCGGCGGACTGGCTGCGCTATTCCGTCGTCTGGTATTCCCAGCGGATCACCCATGCGCTCGGCGCCGAGGCGCTGACGGCCTATGCGCAATCCTTCGGATACGGAAATGCCGATTTTTCCGGCGATGCGGGTTTTGACAACGGGCTTGATCGGGCATGGATATCATCCTCGCTTCAGGTTTCGCCCGTTGAGCAGGCGCGTTTCCTGCGCGCGCTCGTTCTTGGCGCCTTGCCGGTGCGCGAAGATGCCATGGTCCAAACGCGGGCCATTGTCGAAACCCGGCAGGCCGGCGACTGGCTGGTGCACGGAAAAACGGGCGCCGCCTATCCTCGCAGGGCGGATCGCAGTTTCGACTATGCGCACGGCTGGGGCTGGTATATGGGGTGGGTTGAAAAAGGCGACCAATTGCTGGTCTTCGTTCGGCTGACACAGACGCGCGAGCGAATGAAGGGGTCTCCCGGGCTTCGTGCACGCGACGTCTTCCTGTCCGAGTGGCCTGCGCTCGCCAAGCAGATCCGGTGA
- a CDS encoding ABC transporter substrate-binding protein produces the protein MTFKWLAATAIAVSALATGAQAQETKVAVGLSGWTGFAPLTLAKEAGIFEKNGLDVDLVKIPQASRHLALASGDIQCAATTVETWIVWAAAGVPTTQIFQLDKSHGADGMVVRSDIESITDLKGKTVAASAPGTSPYFYLAWILKENGMTMDDVRVVNLEPGPAAQAFIAGQNDAAMTYEPYLSSVREAPDAGKIIATTLDYPAVMDTFGCTPAFLEENPEAAKALATSYYEALDMIAESPEEAYGIMGADVNQSAEQFAGSAQYLEWQDRDAAIAFFGGEFNDFSADAAELLLDAGVIREIPDLSTLADPSFIQE, from the coding sequence ATGACTTTCAAATGGCTTGCAGCCACTGCAATCGCCGTTTCAGCTCTCGCTACCGGCGCTCAGGCGCAGGAGACCAAGGTCGCCGTCGGCCTTTCCGGCTGGACCGGTTTCGCGCCGCTGACGCTCGCCAAGGAAGCCGGTATCTTTGAAAAGAACGGGCTCGATGTCGATCTGGTCAAGATCCCGCAGGCAAGCCGCCATCTGGCGCTCGCCTCCGGCGATATCCAGTGCGCCGCCACCACGGTTGAGACCTGGATTGTCTGGGCCGCCGCCGGCGTTCCGACCACGCAGATTTTCCAGCTCGACAAGTCCCACGGCGCCGACGGCATGGTCGTGCGTTCGGACATTGAATCGATCACGGACCTCAAGGGCAAGACCGTCGCGGCCTCCGCACCGGGCACCTCGCCCTATTTCTACCTCGCCTGGATCCTTAAGGAAAACGGCATGACGATGGATGACGTCAGGGTCGTCAATCTCGAGCCCGGCCCGGCCGCCCAGGCCTTCATCGCCGGCCAGAACGACGCGGCGATGACCTATGAGCCCTATCTTTCGTCTGTCCGCGAAGCGCCCGACGCCGGCAAGATCATCGCCACCACGCTCGATTATCCGGCCGTGATGGACACGTTCGGCTGCACGCCGGCCTTCCTGGAAGAAAATCCGGAAGCGGCCAAGGCGCTCGCCACCTCCTATTACGAGGCGCTCGACATGATCGCCGAAAGCCCGGAAGAGGCCTATGGCATCATGGGCGCGGATGTGAACCAGTCGGCAGAACAGTTCGCCGGCTCGGCGCAGTATCTCGAATGGCAGGACCGCGATGCGGCGATCGCCTTCTTCGGCGGCGAGTTCAACGACTTCTCCGCTGATGCAGCCGAGCTTCTGCTCGATGCCGGCGTGATCCGCGAGATCCCGGACCTGTCAACGCTCGCCGATCCGTCGTTTATCCAGGAGTAA
- a CDS encoding ABC transporter permease, with amino-acid sequence MKPLEPISPTLRLSLGILFFAIFFAGWSFATFGGFVSKTFLADPITMLQDGWWLLSKRGFLGDIGITVWRVVGGFVLASVIAVPLGIAMGAYKPIEALLEPFVSFARYLPASAFVPLLILWAGIGEMQKLLVIFIGAVFQIILMVAVYVANTRRDLVEAAYTLGASHHGIVRRVLLPASAPDIAETLRLVLGWAWTYVIVAELIGASSGIGYMIINSQALMATGQIIFGIIVIGVIGLISDFAFKMVNRVLFAWRFA; translated from the coding sequence ATGAAACCGCTTGAGCCGATCAGCCCGACGCTGCGCCTGTCGCTGGGCATCCTGTTTTTCGCGATCTTCTTTGCCGGCTGGTCGTTTGCGACCTTTGGCGGCTTTGTCTCCAAGACCTTTCTCGCAGACCCGATCACCATGCTGCAGGATGGCTGGTGGCTCCTGTCGAAGCGCGGCTTTCTGGGCGATATCGGCATCACCGTCTGGCGCGTGGTCGGCGGTTTCGTGCTGGCCTCCGTCATCGCCGTGCCGCTCGGCATCGCGATGGGGGCCTACAAGCCGATCGAGGCGCTTCTGGAGCCTTTCGTGTCCTTCGCCCGCTATCTGCCGGCCTCCGCCTTCGTCCCGCTCCTGATCCTCTGGGCCGGCATCGGCGAAATGCAGAAGCTGCTCGTCATCTTCATCGGCGCGGTATTCCAGATCATCCTCATGGTCGCCGTCTATGTCGCCAATACGCGGCGCGACCTCGTGGAGGCGGCCTATACGCTCGGCGCTTCCCATCACGGCATCGTCCGGCGCGTGCTGCTGCCGGCGTCAGCGCCTGATATCGCCGAGACGCTGCGCCTCGTGCTCGGCTGGGCCTGGACCTATGTGATCGTCGCCGAGCTGATCGGCGCGTCATCAGGCATCGGCTATATGATCATCAATTCGCAGGCGCTGATGGCGACAGGACAGATCATCTTCGGCATCATCGTCATCGGCGTGATCGGCCTGATCTCGGACTTCGCCTTCAAGATGGTCAATCGCGTTCTGTTCGCCTGGAGGTTCGCATGA